In the Thermodesulfovibrio yellowstonii DSM 11347 genome, one interval contains:
- a CDS encoding CCA tRNA nucleotidyltransferase produces MFETLRENKYFNEVVKFLQEKKLYQNSYLVGGSVRDLLLKRDLKDIDFAIKGDSIDLAKEFSRKIGGTFVLLDEVFSIGRVVKDNVTIDFAQLSGESIETDLSERDFTINAMATDLSLKNLIDPFGGMEDLKNRLIKMVKEENLKADPLRILRAYRFHATVNFDIENNTREALKKNAFLMKVTAKERIKEELWKILSVDNSARTVEMMVEDEIFKAFFKMPDLLQIRPNLQVLIIIEEALRNPEKIFTHHKITFNPNIIACLKFTGIFGHHALSFIKQIKPSKKEERFVEKLIEAGVSIKKVETLLDKVRFVKNYENVLYPALIYGISTDPLGMARAWFYREIENFYKKVYLKNKKKLPLIKGEDILSLGFEPSPLVGEIIERIETLVLAGKISKKEEALEEIKRRYGQNRLSE; encoded by the coding sequence ATGTTTGAAACTCTGAGAGAAAATAAATACTTTAACGAAGTAGTGAAATTTTTACAAGAAAAAAAACTTTACCAAAACTCTTATCTTGTGGGCGGTTCTGTGAGAGATTTGCTATTAAAGAGAGATTTAAAAGATATTGATTTTGCAATCAAAGGTGATTCAATAGATCTCGCAAAAGAGTTTTCAAGAAAAATAGGAGGAACCTTTGTTCTTCTTGATGAAGTATTTTCAATAGGTAGAGTCGTTAAAGATAATGTAACAATTGACTTTGCCCAATTAAGCGGAGAATCAATTGAAACAGACCTGAGCGAACGAGATTTCACAATAAATGCAATGGCTACAGACTTATCTCTTAAAAACCTCATTGATCCCTTTGGGGGGATGGAGGATTTAAAAAATAGATTAATAAAAATGGTAAAGGAAGAAAATCTAAAAGCAGACCCTCTGAGAATTCTGAGAGCTTACAGATTTCACGCTACTGTCAACTTTGACATAGAGAATAATACTCGTGAAGCCTTGAAAAAAAATGCCTTTCTCATGAAAGTGACAGCAAAAGAAAGAATAAAAGAGGAACTCTGGAAGATTCTCTCAGTGGACAATAGTGCAAGAACAGTTGAAATGATGGTAGAAGATGAGATATTCAAAGCATTTTTTAAAATGCCTGATTTATTACAAATCAGACCAAATCTTCAAGTACTGATAATAATTGAGGAAGCGCTAAGAAATCCAGAAAAAATCTTTACTCATCACAAAATTACCTTTAATCCAAACATTATAGCCTGTCTTAAATTCACAGGAATTTTTGGACACCATGCTTTATCTTTCATAAAACAGATTAAGCCATCAAAAAAGGAAGAAAGATTTGTAGAAAAACTAATAGAAGCTGGGGTTAGTATTAAAAAAGTAGAAACTCTTTTAGACAAAGTAAGATTTGTCAAAAATTATGAAAATGTTTTATATCCTGCTCTTATTTATGGTATAAGCACAGACCCTCTTGGAATGGCAAGAGCATGGTTCTACAGAGAAATTGAAAACTTTTATAAAAAAGTCTATCTCAAAAACAAAAAAAAGCTTCCACTCATTAAAGGAGAAGACATCCTTTCTCTCGGATTTGAGCCCTCTCCTCTGGTTGGCGAAATAATTGAAAGAATAGAAACTCTTGTTCTTGCGGGCAAAATTTCAAAAAAAGAGGAAGCTTTGGAGGAGATAAAGAGAAGATATGGGCAAAACAGGTTGTCGGAATGA
- a CDS encoding Fe-S-containing hydro-lyase, whose protein sequence is MSRLKTEGIKIKIETPLTDEVIEQLKAGDLVLINGYVYTARDAAHKRLVELINNNTPLPFDLKGQIIYYVGPTPAPPGKAIGSAGPTTSSRMDSYTPLLLSLGIKGMIGKGQRSEEVVKAIKKYKAVYFLATGGAGALLSRHIVSAEEIAFPELGTESIKKLLLKDFPAIVAIDCHGGNIFRE, encoded by the coding sequence ATGAGCAGGCTAAAAACTGAAGGCATAAAGATAAAAATTGAAACACCCCTTACAGATGAAGTAATTGAGCAATTAAAAGCAGGTGACTTGGTTCTGATAAACGGATATGTGTATACAGCAAGAGATGCTGCACATAAAAGGCTCGTAGAGTTGATAAATAATAATACACCTCTACCCTTTGACTTAAAAGGACAGATTATCTACTATGTGGGACCAACACCTGCACCTCCAGGAAAAGCAATAGGCTCAGCAGGACCTACCACATCATCAAGAATGGATAGTTACACTCCGCTTCTGCTCTCATTAGGAATTAAAGGAATGATTGGCAAAGGTCAACGAAGTGAAGAAGTTGTAAAAGCAATCAAGAAATACAAAGCTGTTTATTTTCTTGCCACAGGAGGAGCTGGAGCACTTCTTAGCAGACACATAGTTTCAGCAGAGGAAATAGCCTTTCCTGAACTGGGGACAGAGTCTATAAAAAAGTTACTTTTAAAGGACTTTCCTGCAATTGTAGCGATAGATTGTCATGGAGGAAATATTTTCAGGGAATAA
- a CDS encoding fumarate hydratase, whose amino-acid sequence MRKIKKEDIVNTVKKLYMDAVISLPEDVSKCLLETYEKEEGLAKEILNQLIENQKIALQDRVPLCQDTGIAVLFVEWGLEAIYEDGDLMEAFNEGIRLAVKEGYLRASVVDDPVFERKNTKDNTPCIIHFEPVMGDRVKITLAPKGAGSENMSALRMLKPAQGLKGVKDFIIETVKNAGGNPCPPIIVGVGIGGNFEKCAILAKKALLRKVGESNRNPAYAQLEKKLLEEINALNIGPMGIGGKITALAVHIEYAPCHIASLPVAVNIQCHSARHKEAEI is encoded by the coding sequence ATGAGAAAGATAAAAAAAGAAGACATTGTAAACACAGTAAAGAAACTTTACATGGATGCGGTTATTTCTCTTCCAGAGGATGTCTCTAAGTGTTTGTTAGAAACTTATGAAAAAGAAGAAGGATTGGCTAAGGAAATCCTGAATCAACTTATTGAAAATCAAAAAATTGCTCTGCAAGATAGAGTTCCACTTTGTCAGGATACTGGAATAGCGGTGCTTTTTGTTGAATGGGGTTTAGAGGCGATATACGAAGATGGTGACCTAATGGAAGCTTTTAATGAAGGTATCCGGCTTGCTGTAAAAGAAGGGTATCTTAGAGCAAGCGTTGTTGATGACCCTGTTTTTGAAAGGAAAAATACAAAGGATAACACTCCATGCATTATTCATTTTGAGCCTGTCATGGGCGATAGAGTAAAAATAACTCTTGCTCCAAAAGGTGCTGGAAGTGAAAACATGTCTGCCCTGAGAATGCTTAAACCTGCACAGGGATTAAAGGGCGTGAAAGATTTTATCATTGAAACAGTTAAAAATGCAGGAGGCAATCCCTGCCCACCAATTATTGTTGGAGTAGGAATTGGAGGCAACTTTGAAAAGTGCGCAATCTTGGCAAAAAAGGCTCTATTAAGAAAGGTGGGAGAGTCAAACAGAAATCCTGCCTATGCACAGCTTGAAAAAAAACTTCTTGAGGAGATAAATGCACTAAACATAGGTCCTATGGGCATAGGAGGTAAGATTACAGCCTTAGCTGTTCATATTGAGTATGCTCCATGCCACATTGCATCTCTTCCTGTAGCAGTAAACATACAGTGTCACTCTGCAAGGCATAAGGAGGCAGAGATATGA
- a CDS encoding HD domain-containing phosphohydrolase, whose translation MFEEVSKILVVDDESINLELISAIFVDSPHIKVLTAKDGLEAIEILKIHTPDVIVLDIRMPRMNGIEVLNVLKSDPHTSHIPVVVLSGDDKERKNALKNGANDFIPKPFDAEELKLRVINNLQVKKYHDLIKNINDVLQKEVMKKTKELREALELAREAEYEMVVKLGMISEFRDEETGQHIRRISYYSKLLAHLAGLPESEQSVIFYASPLHDVGKVGIPDNILRKPGPLTHEEFEVMKLHTIIGAKILDTDPRFITLQAGKIIAEQHHEKWDGSGYPYGLKKEEIHIYARVVAVCDVFDAMTSDRVYRPAFTVDQAIDIMKKNIGTHFDPNLFDIFISNLDEFLKIKETFKD comes from the coding sequence ATGTTTGAAGAAGTCTCCAAAATTTTAGTAGTTGATGATGAAAGTATAAATTTAGAATTAATATCTGCTATTTTTGTAGATTCTCCACATATTAAGGTTCTTACTGCAAAAGACGGACTTGAAGCAATAGAAATTCTTAAAATACATACTCCAGATGTAATTGTTCTTGATATAAGAATGCCAAGAATGAACGGAATAGAAGTTTTAAATGTTTTAAAATCTGATCCTCACACATCTCATATTCCTGTTGTTGTTCTTTCTGGAGATGACAAAGAAAGAAAAAATGCTTTAAAAAATGGTGCCAATGATTTTATCCCGAAACCATTTGATGCAGAAGAGTTAAAACTCAGAGTTATTAATAATCTACAGGTCAAAAAATATCATGATTTAATAAAAAATATAAATGACGTATTACAGAAAGAAGTAATGAAAAAAACAAAAGAACTCCGTGAAGCTCTGGAACTCGCAAGAGAGGCAGAATATGAAATGGTTGTAAAACTTGGTATGATTTCTGAGTTTAGAGACGAAGAAACAGGGCAGCACATTAGAAGAATAAGCTATTACTCAAAATTACTTGCTCACTTAGCTGGTTTACCAGAATCGGAACAGAGTGTTATATTTTATGCATCTCCCTTGCATGATGTGGGAAAGGTTGGAATTCCGGATAATATCTTGAGAAAGCCAGGACCTTTAACCCATGAAGAGTTTGAAGTAATGAAACTTCATACTATTATAGGCGCTAAAATTCTGGATACAGATCCAAGATTTATTACCCTTCAAGCAGGAAAAATAATAGCAGAACAGCATCATGAAAAATGGGATGGTTCAGGATATCCTTATGGACTAAAAAAAGAGGAAATACATATTTATGCGAGAGTTGTTGCAGTATGTGATGTCTTTGATGCAATGACATCAGATAGGGTCTACAGACCAGCTTTTACTGTTGACCAAGCAATTGATATTATGAAAAAAAATATAGGAACTCACTTTGACCCGAATCTTTTTGATATTTTTATTAGCAAT
- a CDS encoding zinc-dependent alcohol dehydrogenase, with translation MKTAYLVSPNKIEIVEKPLSILKEGEVLVRVKAALTCGTDLKAYLRGHPLIPMPGPFGHEFSGIIEKVGDAVNGFKAGDAVMLVHTAPCGECSYCKHGLFNLCEILTKDMMLGAFSEYMVVKKRVVEINMFHKPEEISFEEAAFLEPLSCIVHGVKALSPLKKDKVLVIGTGPVGLLFLQVLKSMSVSVAVMGRNKNKLSLAESLGADRIYYSGEEPLDFTDGFGYDRVVECTGQKEIWLRSIDYVRKGGTVLLFGGLKTGTEVCYDAGRIHYDEITLKGAFHYNPQDVCEAYELIKSKKLKLKELISGKISLSEISTAFEKLSRGEGVKYLIEP, from the coding sequence ATGAAAACAGCTTACTTAGTAAGCCCAAATAAAATAGAGATAGTTGAAAAACCGTTATCAATCTTAAAAGAAGGAGAAGTTTTAGTCCGAGTAAAAGCTGCACTTACTTGTGGAACAGATTTAAAAGCCTATTTGAGAGGACATCCTTTAATACCCATGCCAGGACCTTTTGGACACGAGTTTTCAGGAATTATTGAGAAAGTAGGAGATGCTGTAAACGGTTTCAAGGCAGGAGATGCGGTTATGCTTGTTCACACAGCACCGTGTGGAGAATGTTCTTACTGTAAGCATGGACTTTTTAATTTATGTGAGATTCTCACAAAAGACATGATGCTTGGAGCTTTTTCAGAATATATGGTGGTAAAGAAAAGAGTTGTTGAGATTAACATGTTTCACAAGCCTGAAGAGATATCCTTTGAAGAAGCAGCTTTTCTTGAACCTCTTTCATGTATAGTTCATGGAGTAAAGGCTCTTTCACCTTTAAAGAAAGATAAAGTTCTTGTAATTGGAACAGGTCCTGTAGGGCTACTTTTCCTTCAGGTTTTAAAAAGCATGAGTGTTAGTGTAGCAGTTATGGGAAGGAATAAAAATAAGCTTAGTTTAGCTGAAAGCTTAGGTGCTGATAGAATTTATTATTCTGGAGAAGAACCTCTGGATTTTACAGATGGTTTTGGTTATGACAGAGTTGTTGAATGCACAGGACAGAAGGAAATTTGGCTACGCTCCATTGATTATGTTAGAAAAGGTGGCACTGTTCTGCTATTCGGTGGACTTAAAACAGGCACTGAGGTTTGCTATGATGCCGGAAGAATTCATTATGATGAAATAACACTCAAAGGGGCTTTTCATTATAATCCTCAGGATGTTTGTGAAGCCTATGAATTGATTAAATCAAAAAAATTGAAACTAAAAGAGCTCATCTCAGGTAAAATATCTCTTTCAGAGATTTCTACAGCTTTTGAAAAACTATCAAGAGGAGAGGGTGTTAAATATCTAATTGAGCCATGA
- the dtd gene encoding D-aminoacyl-tRNA deacylase: protein MIALLQRVNKASVEVGGETISEIGKGILIFLGIDKKDSKKDVEYLADKVVNLRIFEDNNSKMNLSIKDVGGEIMVVSEFTLAGDCKKGNRPSFDKAMPPEEAEKLYRDFIDSLRSKGIPVKEGVFRSFMHVSLINEGPVTFILNTR, encoded by the coding sequence ATGATTGCACTGTTGCAGAGAGTAAACAAAGCGTCTGTAGAAGTTGGAGGGGAAACAATATCAGAGATTGGAAAAGGTATCCTTATTTTTTTGGGGATAGACAAAAAAGACAGTAAAAAGGATGTTGAATATCTTGCGGACAAGGTTGTTAATCTAAGGATCTTTGAGGATAACAACTCTAAAATGAACCTCTCCATAAAAGATGTTGGTGGAGAAATAATGGTAGTATCAGAGTTTACTCTTGCAGGAGACTGCAAAAAAGGAAACCGGCCTTCCTTTGATAAAGCAATGCCGCCAGAAGAAGCAGAAAAACTTTATAGGGATTTCATAGACAGCCTTAGAAGCAAAGGTATTCCAGTGAAAGAAGGCGTTTTCAGAAGTTTCATGCATGTTTCTCTTATAAATGAAGGTCCTGTAACATTTATATTAAACACGAGGTGA
- the rsmI gene encoding 16S rRNA (cytidine(1402)-2'-O)-methyltransferase, protein MPKGRLYIVSTPIGNLEDITLRALDTLKKVDYIACEDTEHSLKLLNYYEIKKPLISYWSEKEKVRAEEIIQKIKAGHNVALITDAGTPGISDPGAVIISRAIEEDIEIIPVPGPTALIAALSISGLNTEEFTFIGFLPVKQTQRRKKLLELSSERRTLVFYEAPHRILQSLDDMLEVFGDRRICVARELTKMFEEVQRGRLSEVLERLEESKIAGEYVIVIEGALEKDRSIEEALKEVRELMKKGKGRKEAVKIVSELYGLSKKELYEESLKKDEI, encoded by the coding sequence GTGCCAAAGGGCAGACTTTATATTGTTTCAACGCCAATTGGAAATCTTGAAGATATAACATTGAGGGCACTGGATACTTTAAAAAAAGTTGACTACATTGCCTGCGAAGATACTGAACATAGCCTCAAACTTCTCAACTACTACGAAATTAAAAAGCCTCTTATAAGTTACTGGTCTGAAAAAGAAAAGGTTCGGGCTGAGGAGATAATTCAAAAAATTAAAGCTGGTCACAATGTAGCCTTGATAACTGATGCGGGAACACCTGGAATATCAGACCCTGGAGCAGTTATTATATCAAGAGCAATTGAAGAAGACATAGAGATAATTCCTGTGCCAGGACCAACAGCCTTGATTGCTGCTTTAAGTATTTCAGGACTTAACACAGAAGAATTTACATTCATAGGTTTTCTTCCTGTAAAACAAACACAAAGAAGAAAGAAACTTCTTGAGCTTAGTTCTGAAAGAAGAACCCTTGTTTTTTATGAAGCTCCTCACAGGATACTCCAGAGTCTGGATGATATGCTTGAAGTATTTGGAGACAGAAGAATATGTGTAGCAAGGGAACTCACCAAAATGTTTGAGGAAGTACAGAGAGGAAGACTTTCTGAGGTATTAGAAAGACTTGAGGAGTCAAAAATAGCGGGTGAGTATGTTATAGTGATTGAGGGTGCTTTAGAAAAAGATAGAAGTATTGAGGAGGCTTTGAAAGAAGTCAGAGAACTAATGAAAAAAGGAAAAGGTAGAAAAGAAGCTGTTAAAATAGTATCAGAGTTATACGGTTTAAGTAAAAAAGAGCTTTACGAGGAAAGCTTAAAAAAGGATGAAATATAA